Proteins co-encoded in one Candidatus Thiodictyon syntrophicum genomic window:
- the trxC gene encoding thioredoxin TrxC, producing the protein MSESLHIICPACDAINRVPGARLGADPKCGQCHRPLFTGAPVALDEARFARFLARDQLPLLVDFWAPWCGPCRAMAPAFESAARALEPAFRLAKVNTEEAQGLGARLGIRSIPTLALFRGGAEVARTAGAMDAHSIVTWARQHG; encoded by the coding sequence TGTGACGCCATCAACCGGGTCCCCGGCGCGCGCCTGGGGGCGGACCCCAAGTGCGGTCAGTGTCACCGCCCGCTCTTCACCGGTGCCCCGGTCGCCCTGGACGAGGCCCGCTTCGCCCGCTTCCTGGCCCGCGACCAACTGCCCCTGCTGGTGGACTTCTGGGCGCCCTGGTGCGGCCCCTGCCGCGCCATGGCCCCCGCCTTCGAGTCCGCCGCCCGCGCTCTGGAGCCGGCCTTCCGGCTCGCCAAGGTCAATACTGAGGAGGCCCAGGGGCTGGGCGCCCGCCTGGGGATTCGCAGCATCCCCACACTCGCCCTGTTCCGCGGCGGCGCCGAGGTGGCGCGCACCGCCGGTGCCATGGATGCCCACAGCATCGTCACCTGGGCCAGGCAGCATGGGTGA